One Persicobacter psychrovividus DNA window includes the following coding sequences:
- a CDS encoding N-acetylmuramoyl-L-alanine amidase — translation MSYTTLNTHRYSVKTVVIDAGHGGKDQGTHGKLLKEKDVALSVALKLGKIIKENLPDVKVIYTRDSDHFVELNDRALIANKNNADVFISIHCNSSPHNDGVHGTETYTMGLHSSKGNLNVAMRENSSMLMEDDYNNNYDGFDPNSPESYILFNLYLSAYSDNSLNLASKIEGQFKRRVGRHSRGVKQAGFVVLWRTSMPSVLVETGFLSNPKEEKYLGDPLGQTYIASGIYRAFRDYKKEIESI, via the coding sequence ATGTCCTATACGACCCTGAACACACATAGATACAGTGTGAAGACCGTTGTTATTGATGCCGGTCACGGTGGTAAGGATCAGGGAACCCATGGTAAACTCTTGAAGGAGAAAGATGTAGCGCTGAGTGTTGCATTGAAACTCGGCAAGATCATCAAGGAGAATTTACCCGATGTGAAGGTCATTTATACCCGGGATTCCGATCATTTTGTAGAATTAAACGATCGGGCGTTAATTGCCAATAAAAATAATGCTGACGTATTTATTTCTATTCACTGTAATTCTTCGCCTCATAACGATGGGGTTCACGGTACCGAAACCTACACGATGGGGCTGCATTCCAGCAAAGGCAACCTGAATGTGGCCATGCGGGAGAACAGTTCTATGCTTATGGAGGATGATTATAATAATAATTATGATGGTTTTGATCCCAACTCTCCAGAATCGTATATATTATTTAACCTTTACTTGAGTGCATATTCGGACAATAGTCTTAATTTAGCATCGAAAATTGAAGGTCAGTTTAAGCGAAGGGTTGGAAGACATAGCCGGGGAGTAAAACAAGCCGGTTTTGTAGTGTTGTGGAGAACCTCGATGCCGAGTGTTCTGGTGGAGACGGGATTCCTGAGTAACCCCAAAGAAGAAAAATATTTGGGAGACCCTTTGGGGCAGACCTATATCGCATCAGGTATCTATCGAGCCTTTCGTGATTATAAAAAAGAGATAGAATCAATTTAA
- a CDS encoding MlaD family protein: protein MSKFKSKELKVGAMVVIAFALLYVGLRFLKGINFFSSSRTYYAVYENVDGLVASNPVMVNGLNVGMVSHIDIMHDEGNKLKVELLIKNDVAIGPKTVAELSSNGLLGSKVINLNIEPNITQPLEDGSRVLSMADKPFTALVADQAAPLVEKLDKLMTDFQGSGAEAKNMMHSFTKTSSSVDSLIVANQVKITQLVGNLAQTTYLLNRSLADLQPTLENLNKLSTDMAKTDLSKTVEALDKNLASLQAVLDNVNNGNGSMGKLMKDEQLYNNVNHTVQSMDSLLMDLKAHPKRYVHFSVFGKKDKAPKEVKSAVDTEAAE from the coding sequence TTGAGTAAATTTAAAAGTAAAGAACTGAAAGTGGGCGCAATGGTCGTCATTGCTTTTGCTTTATTATATGTCGGCTTGAGGTTTCTCAAAGGCATTAATTTCTTTTCCTCATCGAGGACCTATTATGCTGTTTATGAAAACGTAGATGGCCTGGTAGCTTCCAACCCTGTGATGGTCAATGGCCTGAATGTGGGAATGGTTTCTCATATCGACATTATGCACGATGAAGGCAATAAGCTGAAAGTAGAGTTATTGATAAAAAATGATGTGGCTATTGGCCCCAAGACCGTTGCTGAACTTTCCAGTAATGGACTGCTGGGCAGTAAAGTGATCAATCTAAATATTGAGCCTAATATCACCCAGCCTTTAGAGGATGGTTCGCGAGTGCTCTCGATGGCCGACAAACCTTTTACCGCACTGGTGGCTGATCAAGCCGCGCCTTTGGTGGAAAAGCTTGATAAACTCATGACTGACTTTCAGGGCAGTGGGGCCGAAGCGAAAAACATGATGCACTCCTTTACAAAAACGTCTTCGAGTGTTGATTCTCTGATTGTGGCAAACCAGGTAAAAATTACGCAGCTGGTGGGCAATTTGGCGCAAACAACCTACCTGCTGAACCGTTCCTTGGCGGATCTGCAACCTACTTTGGAAAACCTCAATAAGCTGAGCACTGATATGGCCAAAACAGACCTGTCGAAAACCGTGGAGGCACTGGATAAAAATCTGGCATCCTTGCAGGCAGTACTTGATAATGTGAACAACGGCAATGGCAGTATGGGTAAACTGATGAAAGACGAACAGTTGTACAACAACGTCAATCATACGGTACAATCGATGGACAGCCTGCTGATGGACCTTAAAGCGCACCCAAAACGCTATGTACATTTTTCTGTTTTTGGAAAGAAGGATAAAGCACCCAAGGAAGTGAAAAGCGCCGTTGATACTGAAGCCGCAGAATAA